ACATATAAGCACAATGACTGTTGCCCCTGAGCTTAAGGGCATGAGAGAGCTTGCAATATTTTGCCTTGAAAACAATATAAACCTTCAAGCAGGACACACAAACGCAACATATGAAAACATGATTGAAGGATTTCAAGTTGGAATACTTCACACAACCCATTTTTTCAACGCAATGTCAAAACTTGACCACAGAAATCCAAATGCAATAGGAGCCGTATTAATACACGGTGATGTTTCTTGTGAAATTATTGCAGATGGATATCATATACACCCAAAATTAGTTTTAATGCTTAGAAAGCTTAAAGATATAAGTAAAATAGTGCTCGTAACTGACGGACTTACTCCAAATTTTCAAACTTCTGGAAAACTAATTGCAAACGGAGATGAAGTTTATATTGCAAAAGATGGACTATTCCACAGCGTGAAAAGCAACACAATAGCTGGATCAACACTTACAATGATACAAGGCCTTAAAAATTTAGTAGAATTTGGCTACAGCTTAAGTGATGCTGTTCAAGCAAGCTCTTACAATCCAACACGAATTCTCAATATTGATAAAAAGGGCTTAATATGCCATGGATACGATGCAAACATCAATGTCCTAGATAAAGATTTTAATCTAAAATTGACAATGATAGAATCTAAAATAATTTTTAACAACCTCTAACTTTAACCAATTTTAAGGAGATCTCAATGAGATTAATAATCAGACCTACATATGAAGACATATCAAAATGGGCAGCCAATCATGTGGCTCAAAAAATTAAAGAATTTTCTCCAACAAAAGAAAAGCCATTTATTCTTGGCCTTCCAACGGGAAGCTCTCCAATTGGAATGTACAAAAATTTAATTGAATTAAATAAAAGTAAAAAAATTTCATTTCAAAATGTCATAACTTTTAATATGGATGAATACATAGGAATTGAAGAAAATCATCCCGAGAGTTACCATTCATTCATGTGGAAAAATTTTTTTTCCCACATTGACATTAAAAAAGAAAACATAAATATACTAAACGGAAATGCTTCAAATCTAAAAAAAGAATGCGAGGAATATGAAAACAAAATCAAATCTTTAGGGGGAATCATGCTTTTTGTGGGGGGGATAGGCCCTGATGGTCACATTGCTTTTAACGAGCCGGGCTCCTCCTTAACATCAAGAACAAGAATTAAAACTTTAACCCAGGATACAATTATTGCTAATTCAAGATTTTTTAAAGGCAATGTAAACAAAGTTCCCAAAAATGCACTAACTGTTGGAATTGGAACAATTATGGATTCACAAGAAGTTCTAATAATAGTAAACGGACACAACAAAGCAAGAGCATTAAAGCATGCCATTGAAAAAGGCGTTAACCACATGTGGACAATTAGCGCACTTCAACTACATAAAAATGCAATCATAGTATCTGACAAAAATGCAACTTACGAATTAAAAGTTGGCACAGTAGAATACTTTAATAACATAGAAAGAGAAAACTTTAATAATGACTTAAAATAAATTGCTTGAAATTTTAGAGTAAAATACTAAATCTAGAATTAAAAATCTTTATAAAATAAAAGCTAATTGTTAACTTCGCTGTAAACTTTTGAAACTTCTTCCCAATTTAAAGCCTTTAAAAATGCATCAACATATTCAATTCTTCTATTTTGATATTTAAGGTAATATGCATGCTCCCAAACATCAATACCTAAAATCGGTTTATAAAAATTCATCAAGGGACTATCCTGATTAGGCATTGAAATAACTTTAAGACCATTATCAGGACACAATACTAACCATGCCCAACCACTTCCAAAAATTTTCATTGCAATATCTTTCAAACTAGATTTAAGAATATCCAGACTTCCAAAAGCTGCATTTATATCGTTTTCAAACTTTCCCAAAAGATTGCTCTTGTTTCCTGGCTTTAAAGTTCTAAAATATAGAGTATGATTTGAATAACCCCCAGCATTATTCCTTATTGGGGCTTGAAACTCATCTGGAAAATCACGAATATTTTGCAATATGTT
The nucleotide sequence above comes from Borrelia maritima. Encoded proteins:
- the nagA gene encoding N-acetylglucosamine-6-phosphate deacetylase codes for the protein MPNFCLFNSKSVLTGNDKLDNSAVLIKDNKIFDIVTSDRLKKIDLEEYQMINTRGNYITPGLYDTHIHGFHGHGTDKCSTESILKMSDHLAQYGVVGFLPTLYPRPIDEMIKTIKACTAAIGKEKGAKILGLHLEGPFFSPDKRGAHPVSYLHEPSIEVMQKLIDAAGGIFTGSNGKRKTHISTMTVAPELKGMRELAIFCLENNINLQAGHTNATYENMIEGFQVGILHTTHFFNAMSKLDHRNPNAIGAVLIHGDVSCEIIADGYHIHPKLVLMLRKLKDISKIVLVTDGLTPNFQTSGKLIANGDEVYIAKDGLFHSVKSNTIAGSTLTMIQGLKNLVEFGYSLSDAVQASSYNPTRILNIDKKGLICHGYDANINVLDKDFNLKLTMIESKIIFNNL
- the nagB gene encoding glucosamine-6-phosphate deaminase, giving the protein MRLIIRPTYEDISKWAANHVAQKIKEFSPTKEKPFILGLPTGSSPIGMYKNLIELNKSKKISFQNVITFNMDEYIGIEENHPESYHSFMWKNFFSHIDIKKENINILNGNASNLKKECEEYENKIKSLGGIMLFVGGIGPDGHIAFNEPGSSLTSRTRIKTLTQDTIIANSRFFKGNVNKVPKNALTVGIGTIMDSQEVLIIVNGHNKARALKHAIEKGVNHMWTISALQLHKNAIIVSDKNATYELKVGTVEYFNNIERENFNNDLK
- a CDS encoding superoxide dismutase, translated to MFKLPELGYNYDAVEPYIDARTMEIHHSKHHNGFVMNLNSILEKMGKSHLTDVSNILQNIRDFPDEFQAPIRNNAGGYSNHTLYFRTLKPGNKSNLLGKFENDINAAFGSLDILKSSLKDIAMKIFGSGWAWLVLCPDNGLKVISMPNQDSPLMNFYKPILGIDVWEHAYYLKYQNRRIEYVDAFLKALNWEEVSKVYSEVNN